A single genomic interval of Salinigranum halophilum harbors:
- a CDS encoding right-handed parallel beta-helix repeat-containing protein, producing MTTYYIDPANGSDANAGTSPTDAFATFGPVESDGENALGPGDTVKLRDTGVLYPPSKPVWWQTKGTASERIVIEAYEDERPVIDCSNYDGHGIDLWGVQHMTWRGIEVRNVGKNAIRCNGTDGQASRNCLFEDMEIHHYGNTSQWNGNGLIFYGRSFDHTIRDVVCHHGADDGDSDGFYIGGSNSAGRSGGHTFIRCEAYRNADDGFDFFDNDPERPSVMVDCLAYENGTDGDGAVGDGNGFKVGGGWGTGGNVLRRCIAWDNTARGFDTNGSSVTNEFYHCTAWNNGTYGFHFTGDTDPDHYARNCASFDNGNQEVGSLWNVNSGSNTWDLGIERPSFVSTDPTSPDFVQPTADSPLVDAGTDVGMDYSGEAPDIGAVPAGDVTTEPTPTASLMIGDGGTYVEPVGVRYFDGSAWQSAALSVAQDGGFVEAMGSVPYDGSADSDSPDSGSDGSESDSGSTTPSGVLEDFEGDLSAYAGDTGAFSRSSSRPYAGDGHLESSSNGGIWHTGLDTEIGATYDVRVWQYGGTFAQVLCCVDEASTGKDDLSGYGIEVDFGWSKELSIVRYDDGATTTLASQSCEQYPESWNRVEFSLDGDGNIAASASTEDGTEFATVSATDTAYTSGALGFGADNTSVSFDDLRKR from the coding sequence ATGACGACCTACTACATCGACCCGGCCAACGGCAGCGACGCGAACGCGGGGACGTCCCCCACCGACGCGTTCGCGACGTTCGGACCCGTCGAGAGCGACGGCGAGAACGCCCTCGGTCCGGGAGACACGGTCAAGCTCCGCGACACTGGGGTCCTCTATCCGCCGTCGAAGCCCGTCTGGTGGCAGACAAAAGGGACGGCCTCCGAGCGCATCGTCATCGAGGCGTACGAGGACGAGCGCCCGGTCATCGACTGCTCGAACTACGACGGCCACGGCATCGACCTCTGGGGCGTCCAGCACATGACGTGGCGAGGCATCGAGGTCCGCAACGTCGGCAAGAACGCCATCCGGTGTAACGGCACCGACGGGCAGGCCTCGCGGAACTGCCTGTTCGAGGACATGGAGATCCACCACTACGGGAACACCTCCCAGTGGAACGGCAACGGCCTCATCTTCTACGGGCGGTCGTTCGACCACACGATTCGCGACGTCGTCTGCCACCACGGCGCGGACGACGGCGACTCCGACGGCTTCTACATCGGCGGGTCGAACTCGGCGGGGCGAAGCGGCGGCCACACCTTCATCCGGTGTGAGGCGTACCGCAACGCCGACGACGGGTTCGACTTCTTCGACAACGACCCCGAGCGCCCCTCGGTGATGGTCGACTGTCTCGCCTACGAGAACGGCACGGACGGTGACGGCGCGGTCGGCGACGGCAACGGTTTCAAGGTCGGTGGCGGCTGGGGGACGGGCGGGAACGTCCTCAGGCGCTGTATCGCCTGGGACAACACCGCACGCGGGTTCGACACCAACGGCTCGTCGGTGACGAACGAGTTCTACCACTGCACCGCGTGGAACAACGGCACGTACGGCTTCCACTTCACCGGTGACACGGACCCCGACCACTACGCGCGCAACTGTGCGTCGTTCGACAACGGTAACCAGGAGGTCGGCTCGCTCTGGAACGTCAACTCGGGGTCGAACACCTGGGACCTCGGTATCGAGCGCCCCTCGTTCGTCTCGACGGACCCCACCTCCCCGGACTTCGTCCAGCCGACGGCCGACAGCCCGCTGGTCGACGCCGGCACCGACGTCGGCATGGACTACTCGGGCGAGGCGCCCGACATCGGTGCCGTCCCCGCCGGGGACGTCACGACGGAGCCGACCCCGACGGCGTCGCTCATGATCGGCGACGGCGGGACCTACGTCGAACCCGTCGGCGTCCGGTACTTCGACGGGAGTGCGTGGCAGAGCGCCGCGCTCAGCGTCGCACAGGACGGCGGGTTCGTCGAGGCGATGGGGAGCGTCCCCTACGACGGCTCGGCGGACTCGGACTCGCCCGATTCGGGCTCGGACGGTTCCGAGTCGGATTCGGGGTCGACGACCCCGAGCGGTGTCCTCGAAGACTTCGAGGGCGACCTCTCGGCGTACGCCGGCGACACCGGCGCGTTCTCGCGCTCGTCGAGCCGCCCCTACGCGGGCGACGGCCACCTCGAGTCGTCGAGCAACGGGGGCATCTGGCACACCGGCCTCGACACCGAAATCGGCGCGACCTACGACGTCCGCGTCTGGCAGTACGGCGGGACGTTCGCGCAGGTGCTCTGCTGCGTCGACGAGGCTTCGACCGGGAAGGACGACCTCTCCGGCTACGGAATCGAGGTCGACTTCGGCTGGAGCAAGGAGCTCTCCATCGTCCGGTACGACGACGGGGCCACGACGACACTGGCGAGCCAGTCCTGCGAGCAGTACCCCGAGTCGTGGAACCGCGTCGAGTTCTCCCTCGACGGCGACGGGAACATCGCCGCGAGCGCGTCCACCGAAGACGGCACGGAGTTCGCGACGGTCTCGGCGACGGACACGGCGTACACGAGCGGGGCGCTCGGGTTCGGTGCCGACAACACGTCGGTCTCGTTCGACGACCTGAGAAAACGCTGA
- a CDS encoding carbohydrate-binding protein — MARDKQRDSDQSTDGIRLGRRSYLKMSATAVAAAAAFVGHEQVTSVPKQAAVTVHGYGGRPVVQQHGSQTVNAVSGGSLAQLSVATETEPNDTKATAQRVGVGTSLEATLTPAEVDWYAFEAARGAHVVLELDRAAADGITALILYGPDGDYLNLRYTGSDVPARVDLDSAPTSATYYAQVVDIQEGSGDYTLDVMDGDAVTPTETPTPTPTPTPTETPTPTPVDDTFGKQGYGKYGYGGISS; from the coding sequence ATGGCACGCGACAAGCAACGAGACTCCGATCAATCTACGGACGGAATCCGGCTCGGCCGCCGCTCGTATCTCAAGATGAGCGCGACGGCCGTCGCCGCGGCGGCGGCGTTCGTCGGCCACGAGCAGGTGACGTCCGTTCCGAAGCAGGCGGCCGTCACGGTCCACGGGTACGGGGGCCGACCGGTCGTCCAACAGCACGGGTCACAGACGGTCAACGCCGTCTCGGGCGGTTCGCTGGCACAGCTCAGCGTGGCGACCGAGACCGAACCGAACGACACCAAGGCGACGGCACAACGGGTGGGGGTCGGCACCTCGCTCGAGGCGACGCTCACCCCTGCCGAGGTCGACTGGTACGCCTTCGAGGCGGCACGGGGCGCGCACGTCGTCCTCGAACTCGACCGCGCGGCGGCGGATGGCATCACGGCGCTCATCCTCTACGGGCCCGATGGCGACTACCTCAACCTGCGCTACACGGGCAGCGACGTCCCGGCACGGGTCGACCTCGACAGCGCGCCGACGTCGGCGACCTACTACGCGCAGGTCGTCGACATCCAGGAGGGGAGCGGCGACTACACGCTCGACGTGATGGACGGCGACGCGGTGACGCCGACCGAGACCCCGACGCCGACGCCCACACCGACGCCGACCGAGACCCCGACGCCGACCCCGGTGGACGACACCTTCGGGAAGCAGGGGTACGGCAAGTACGGCTACGGCGGTATCTCGTCGTAG
- a CDS encoding glycosyltransferase has product MGQQTHHVERAEQRVEGDERVTLWYFIGALAVGGAERTLVDLVNNVDRDRYDVTIWTMFDDNRLAPDVDPAIPIRTLGMKNARDGDTFVGGATNPLDYVRVPLRFVRAVRRERPDIVQSFLFLDNTVARIAGLASPETLVVTGARGLQNRTNPVVKAVDRLLIPLSDYIVSNSVSGARTYVRRGAKADRVDVVHNGRNLDAFVDASPAPLREELSIPADAPLVGMVSRLVPKKGQVDLVDAWPRVRESHPDAHLVLVGDGAERGALAARAASLGVADSVHFTGNRDDVPQVLAALDVFVFTSYSEGLSGALLEAMAAGKPIVATGIVENRELVTDGETATLVPTHAPDAVARAVVALLADPGRAAALGRAAQAEAVERFSLERMVENFEAFYESVLTD; this is encoded by the coding sequence ATGGGACAGCAGACACACCACGTCGAGCGGGCGGAACAGCGCGTCGAGGGCGACGAGCGGGTCACCCTCTGGTACTTCATCGGCGCGCTCGCGGTGGGCGGAGCGGAGCGGACGCTCGTCGACCTCGTCAACAACGTCGACCGCGACCGGTACGACGTGACCATCTGGACGATGTTCGACGACAACCGCCTCGCGCCCGACGTCGACCCCGCGATTCCGATTCGGACGCTGGGGATGAAGAACGCGCGCGACGGCGACACGTTCGTCGGCGGAGCCACGAACCCGCTCGACTACGTCCGCGTCCCACTGCGGTTCGTCCGCGCGGTCCGCCGCGAGCGCCCGGACATCGTCCAGTCGTTCCTCTTCTTGGACAACACCGTCGCCCGCATCGCCGGCCTCGCCTCGCCGGAGACCCTCGTGGTCACAGGCGCGCGCGGGCTCCAGAACCGGACGAACCCCGTGGTGAAGGCGGTCGACCGCCTCCTCATCCCGCTGTCGGACTACATCGTCTCGAACTCTGTCTCGGGCGCGCGCACGTACGTGCGACGCGGGGCGAAAGCCGACCGCGTCGACGTCGTCCACAACGGGCGGAACCTCGACGCGTTCGTCGACGCGTCGCCCGCGCCCCTGCGCGAGGAGCTGTCGATCCCCGCCGACGCGCCGCTCGTCGGCATGGTGAGCCGTCTCGTCCCGAAGAAGGGTCAGGTCGACCTCGTCGACGCGTGGCCCCGAGTGCGGGAGTCACACCCGGACGCCCACCTCGTTCTCGTCGGCGACGGTGCCGAACGGGGGGCGCTGGCGGCGCGGGCCGCGTCGCTCGGCGTCGCGGACAGCGTCCACTTCACCGGGAACCGCGACGACGTCCCGCAGGTGCTCGCCGCCCTGGACGTCTTCGTCTTCACGTCGTACAGCGAGGGGCTCTCGGGGGCGCTCTTGGAGGCGATGGCGGCCGGCAAACCCATCGTCGCGACGGGTATCGTCGAGAACCGCGAACTGGTCACCGACGGCGAGACGGCGACACTCGTGCCGACCCACGCGCCCGACGCGGTTGCACGGGCGGTCGTCGCCCTCCTCGCCGACCCCGGACGGGCGGCCGCGCTGGGACGGGCCGCACAGGCCGAGGCGGTCGAGCGCTTCTCCCTCGAGCGGATGGTCGAGAACTTCGAGGCGTTCTACGAGTCGGTACTGACCGACTGA
- a CDS encoding glycosyltransferase family 4 protein, giving the protein MNVTHVNHHYLPMYGGLEYYTSRLCESLTQGGHRTHVVTTDESLRGAAVPTELDGVTYCRTDASVLRNPFSLELFRRLRASDADVYHLHSPWTLSSLEAVFALPPEVPVVVTVHGFQPFTSLFARLVSRAYRPFAQRVFDRCDAIIVLGETEAARLHREFDVPSEKVAVIPNGIDLNEVNVAPDVVDAFRAKYDLDPTKPTVLFVGRLVPEKNPELLVETLVGPLADVDCQALVIGAGDEAYAERLHALADDRVRFASGLPREELLAAYQVSDLFVLLSVSEGLPTVVLEAMHAELPVVTTPVGALPDFVTDDHGAIVPVAATPDDLAVAIRPFLTDADFRTVVGARNRELVHERFDWDRIAGDIEALYADLVAARVSEDAPDDPTPTSPTEAELSTPTSAL; this is encoded by the coding sequence ATGAACGTCACGCACGTGAACCACCACTATCTCCCGATGTACGGCGGGCTGGAGTACTACACCTCCCGTCTCTGTGAGTCGCTCACACAGGGTGGGCACCGGACCCACGTCGTGACGACCGACGAGAGCCTCCGCGGCGCGGCCGTCCCCACCGAACTCGACGGGGTGACCTACTGCCGGACCGACGCGTCCGTCCTGCGAAACCCGTTCTCGCTCGAACTGTTCCGCCGCCTCCGTGCGAGCGACGCCGACGTCTACCACCTCCACAGCCCGTGGACGCTCTCGTCGCTCGAAGCCGTCTTCGCGCTCCCCCCCGAGGTGCCCGTCGTCGTCACCGTCCACGGCTTCCAACCCTTCACCAGCCTCTTCGCCCGACTCGTCTCGCGCGCGTACCGCCCGTTCGCCCAGCGGGTCTTCGACCGCTGTGACGCGATCATCGTCCTCGGCGAGACCGAGGCCGCCCGCCTCCACCGCGAGTTCGACGTGCCGAGCGAGAAGGTCGCGGTCATCCCCAACGGCATCGACCTCAACGAGGTGAACGTCGCGCCCGACGTCGTCGACGCGTTCCGCGCGAAGTACGACCTCGACCCGACGAAGCCCACGGTGCTGTTCGTCGGCCGGCTCGTCCCCGAGAAGAACCCCGAACTGCTCGTCGAGACGCTCGTCGGGCCCCTCGCCGACGTCGACTGCCAGGCGCTCGTCATCGGTGCCGGTGACGAGGCGTACGCCGAACGACTCCACGCCCTCGCCGACGACCGCGTCCGCTTCGCCTCCGGCCTCCCCCGCGAGGAACTCCTCGCCGCGTACCAGGTGTCGGACCTGTTCGTCCTGCTGTCGGTCTCGGAGGGCCTCCCGACCGTCGTCCTGGAGGCGATGCACGCAGAGCTCCCGGTCGTCACCACGCCCGTCGGCGCGCTCCCGGACTTCGTCACCGACGACCACGGCGCTATCGTCCCCGTCGCGGCGACGCCCGACGACCTCGCCGTCGCCATCCGCCCGTTCCTGACCGACGCCGATTTCCGGACAGTCGTCGGCGCGCGGAACCGCGAACTCGTCCACGAACGCTTCGACTGGGACCGCATCGCGGGCGATATCGAGGCGCTGTACGCCGACCTCGTCGCCGCCCGTGTCAGCGAGGACGCGCCCGACGACCCGACACCGACCTCGCCGACGGAGGCGGAGCTGTCGACTCCGACCTCCGCGCTCTGA
- a CDS encoding DUF4350 domain-containing protein — protein MNREALLPRAALAAFFVVLLVATAAGATTSPTTYSAYNSDWDGTSALRERAETATGAEPVAVSTRAYDRADAPSTLAVVVAPSSSYTTAELATVRSFVEGGGVLVVAADVDPTAANDLLAGVGAGARLDGRPLRDERSFFRTAALPVVRDVRDDPLTRGVDELTLNHPTAVEPNGAQVLVATSGFAYLDDERNALLDLEEDMRSYPVATTERIGDGQVVTLADPSLFLNGMADRSDNAQFLDNLVTARETTILDFTHGATVPPFVVALGIVQRTPLLQALLVGAAVVAVSVWAFAPDLGARLRGRGLGSTRGRRPHRRSTVGADAASLRASLRRAHPDWDDASVERVAAVVAQRLTDARRDRGD, from the coding sequence ATGAACCGGGAGGCGCTGCTCCCCCGCGCCGCGCTCGCGGCCTTCTTCGTCGTCCTCCTCGTGGCCACCGCCGCCGGCGCGACCACGTCGCCGACGACGTACAGTGCCTACAACAGCGACTGGGACGGCACTTCGGCTCTCCGTGAGCGCGCCGAGACCGCGACGGGTGCTGAACCCGTCGCCGTCAGCACGCGTGCGTACGACCGGGCCGACGCCCCGTCGACCCTCGCGGTCGTCGTCGCGCCGTCGTCGTCGTACACCACGGCGGAACTCGCGACCGTCCGGTCGTTCGTCGAGGGCGGTGGCGTGCTCGTCGTCGCCGCGGACGTCGACCCGACGGCGGCGAACGACCTCCTCGCCGGCGTCGGCGCGGGCGCGCGTCTCGACGGCCGCCCCCTGCGCGACGAGCGTTCGTTCTTCCGGACGGCGGCACTCCCCGTCGTCCGCGACGTCCGCGACGACCCGCTCACCCGCGGTGTCGACGAACTCACGCTCAACCACCCGACCGCCGTCGAACCCAACGGCGCACAGGTGCTCGTGGCCACCTCCGGCTTCGCGTACCTCGACGACGAACGCAACGCACTGCTCGACCTCGAGGAGGACATGCGGTCGTACCCCGTCGCGACGACCGAACGAATCGGTGACGGACAGGTGGTGACGCTCGCGGACCCGAGCCTCTTCCTCAACGGGATGGCCGACCGCTCGGACAACGCGCAGTTCCTCGACAACCTCGTGACGGCTCGTGAGACGACCATCCTCGACTTCACCCACGGGGCGACGGTCCCGCCGTTCGTCGTCGCCCTCGGCATCGTCCAGCGGACACCGCTGCTTCAGGCGCTCCTCGTCGGGGCTGCGGTGGTCGCCGTCTCCGTCTGGGCGTTCGCCCCGGACCTCGGCGCTCGACTGCGCGGTCGTGGCCTCGGCAGCACCCGCGGCCGTCGCCCGCATCGACGCTCGACTGTCGGGGCGGACGCGGCATCGCTCCGCGCCTCACTCCGACGCGCTCATCCCGACTGGGACGACGCGAGTGTCGAACGGGTCGCGGCCGTCGTCGCCCAGCGACTCACCGACGCCCGCCGTGACCGCGGTGACTGA
- a CDS encoding AAA family ATPase produces MTVASALYERLVDEVGVVLVGREEVVKGLTVALLTRRHVLLEGVPGVAKTTLANLFARASGLDYRRIQMTPDVLPADITGTKVYRQSTGEFEVTKGPIFSNVVVTDEINRATPKTQSALLEAMEEETVTIEGETFQLPSPFIVVATQNPIEIEGTFELPKAQRDRFMLKYTLDLPSEDEELRMLDRFDADPELDERVVEQVVTPTEIADARAAVADVYVDRKVKRYILELVGETRRHPDVAYGVSPRGSLALLHGSKAVAAIAGRDYVIPDDVKELAPEVLAHRLGLTPDAMLSERGEREIVAEIVDSVAPPSVDEVVPASD; encoded by the coding sequence ATGACCGTCGCATCCGCACTCTACGAGCGCCTCGTCGACGAGGTCGGCGTCGTGCTCGTCGGGCGCGAGGAGGTCGTCAAGGGCCTCACTGTCGCGCTTCTCACCCGCCGGCACGTCCTGCTCGAGGGGGTCCCCGGCGTCGCGAAGACGACGCTCGCGAACCTCTTCGCCCGCGCCTCCGGCCTCGACTACCGACGAATCCAGATGACGCCGGACGTCCTTCCCGCCGACATCACCGGGACGAAGGTGTACCGCCAGTCCACGGGCGAGTTCGAGGTGACGAAGGGCCCCATCTTCTCGAACGTCGTCGTCACCGACGAGATCAACCGCGCGACCCCCAAGACCCAGTCCGCCCTCTTAGAGGCGATGGAAGAGGAGACCGTCACCATCGAGGGGGAGACGTTCCAGCTTCCGTCGCCGTTCATCGTCGTCGCGACGCAGAACCCCATCGAGATCGAGGGGACGTTCGAGCTCCCGAAGGCTCAGCGCGACCGCTTCATGCTGAAGTACACCCTCGACCTCCCGAGCGAGGACGAGGAGCTCAGGATGCTCGACCGCTTCGACGCCGACCCCGAACTGGACGAACGCGTCGTCGAACAGGTCGTCACGCCGACCGAGATCGCTGACGCTCGCGCGGCGGTCGCCGACGTCTACGTCGACCGGAAGGTCAAGCGGTACATCCTCGAACTGGTCGGTGAGACGCGCCGACACCCCGACGTCGCCTACGGCGTCTCCCCGCGCGGGTCGCTCGCCCTCCTGCATGGCTCGAAGGCCGTCGCCGCCATCGCGGGCCGCGACTACGTCATCCCCGACGACGTGAAAGAACTCGCCCCGGAAGTGCTCGCACACCGCCTCGGGCTCACCCCCGACGCGATGCTCAGCGAACGCGGGGAACGGGAGATCGTCGCCGAAATCGTCGACAGCGTGGCCCCGCCGAGCGTCGACGAGGTCGTCCCTGCGTCAGACTGA